In the Gemmobacter fulvus genome, one interval contains:
- a CDS encoding hemin-degrading factor, which produces MTLTPTEIRALRAETAKARARDFAQANGLTEAALVAAHVGHGATCIDPAPTRLVPMIEALGDVMALTRNESAVHERRGTYTGFGGGGSAAIVLGDEIDLRIFPAHWATAFAVEEPGEEGAVKRSLQVFDAHGEAVHKVFLKPESDVAAFAALVAALRLPDQADTVFTTPAPAPEGPRADPARREALLADWAAMTDTHQFVRIIKQHKMNRLGAYRLAGAPHAQALARDAVTRALEASAAGGFPIMIFVGNRGCIQIHSGPVQRIVPMGPWINVLDPRFNLHLRADHIAEVWLVEKPTRRGPAVSIEAFDAAGELILQMFPKRASEESAEGVDQWNAMARGLASGAPAPQTPPQTEVVPA; this is translated from the coding sequence ATGACCCTGACCCCGACCGAGATCCGCGCCCTGCGCGCCGAAACCGCCAAGGCCCGCGCCCGTGACTTCGCACAGGCCAATGGTCTGACCGAAGCCGCCCTCGTGGCCGCCCATGTCGGCCATGGCGCCACCTGCATCGACCCGGCCCCCACGCGGCTGGTGCCGATGATCGAGGCGCTTGGCGATGTGATGGCGCTGACCCGCAATGAAAGCGCCGTGCATGAACGGCGCGGCACCTATACCGGCTTTGGCGGCGGCGGCAGTGCCGCCATCGTGCTGGGTGACGAGATCGACCTGCGCATCTTTCCGGCGCATTGGGCCACGGCCTTTGCGGTGGAGGAACCCGGCGAGGAGGGCGCGGTGAAGCGCAGCCTGCAGGTGTTCGATGCGCATGGCGAGGCAGTCCACAAGGTGTTCCTGAAACCGGAAAGCGATGTGGCAGCCTTTGCGGCGCTGGTCGCGGCGCTGCGCCTGCCCGATCAGGCCGACACCGTTTTCACCACCCCGGCCCCGGCCCCGGAAGGCCCGCGCGCCGATCCCGCCCGGCGCGAGGCGCTGCTGGCCGACTGGGCCGCGATGACCGATACCCATCAATTCGTGCGCATCATCAAACAGCACAAGATGAACCGGCTCGGCGCCTACCGGCTGGCGGGGGCGCCCCATGCGCAGGCGCTGGCGCGCGATGCGGTAACGCGGGCGCTGGAGGCTTCGGCGGCGGGCGGCTTTCCGATCATGATCTTTGTCGGCAATCGCGGCTGCATCCAGATCCATTCCGGCCCGGTGCAGCGCATCGTGCCGATGGGCCCCTGGATCAATGTGCTGGATCCGCGCTTCAACCTGCATCTGCGCGCGGATCACATCGCCGAGGTCTGGCTGGTGGAAAAACCGACGCGCCGCGGCCCGGCCGTCTCGATCGAGGCCTTTGATGCGGCGGGCGAGCTGATCCTGCAGATGTTCCCCAAACGCGCCAGCGAAGAAAGCGCCGAAGGGGTAGATCAGTGGAATGCCATGGCGCGCGGTCTGGCCAGTGGGGCCCCCGCGCCGCAGACCCCGCCGCAAACCGAGGTGGTGCCCGCATGA
- a CDS encoding heme/hemin ABC transporter substrate-binding protein encodes MIRAALALLLLLSAPAGAEPQRVVALGGTVTEIAAALGAADRLVGRDSTSTYPAAVQALPDVGYLRALSAEGVLSLDPDLILADPDAGPPEVVEQLKATGLAYIEVPGAYDAAGVAGRITTVAEALARPAEGAALAAGVSAALQAAEARAAAIPAPRKRVMFILSLQGGRIMAAGQNTAAEAILALAGADNALTGFDGYKPVTEEAVLAAAPDAILMMDRGGDHATAEADLWAMPALSGTPAATTGTLIRMEGLKLLGFGPRTPEAAQALHDALYGG; translated from the coding sequence ATGATCCGCGCGGCTCTCGCCCTTCTGCTGCTGCTGTCCGCCCCGGCCGGGGCCGAGCCGCAGCGGGTGGTCGCCCTGGGGGGCACGGTGACCGAAATCGCCGCCGCCCTCGGCGCGGCGGACCGGCTGGTCGGCCGCGACAGCACCTCCACCTATCCGGCGGCGGTGCAGGCGCTGCCCGATGTCGGTTATCTGCGCGCCCTCTCTGCCGAAGGCGTGCTGTCGCTGGACCCCGATCTGATCCTGGCCGACCCGGATGCCGGCCCGCCCGAAGTGGTGGAACAGCTCAAGGCGACCGGCCTTGCCTATATCGAGGTGCCGGGGGCCTATGATGCCGCAGGCGTCGCCGGGCGGATCACCACCGTGGCCGAGGCGCTGGCGCGCCCCGCCGAAGGGGCAGCGCTGGCCGCCGGGGTCAGTGCCGCGCTGCAAGCGGCCGAGGCCCGCGCCGCCGCGATTCCGGCCCCGCGCAAGAGGGTGATGTTCATCCTGTCCTTGCAGGGTGGGCGCATCATGGCCGCAGGCCAGAACACCGCCGCCGAGGCCATTCTGGCGCTGGCCGGGGCCGACAATGCGCTGACCGGCTTTGACGGCTACAAACCCGTCACCGAAGAGGCGGTGCTGGCCGCCGCCCCCGATGCGATCCTGATGATGGACCGGGGCGGCGATCACGCCACCGCCGAGGCCGATCTCTGGGCGATGCCCGCGCTGTCCGGCACGCCCGCCGCCACCACCGGCACGCTGATCCGCATGGAGGGGCTGAAGCTGCTGGGCTTTGGCCCGCGCACCCCCGAGGCGGCGCAGGCGCTGCATGACGCGCTCTACGGGGGCTGA
- a CDS encoding FecCD family ABC transporter permease, with protein sequence MTGQSFPAPPLPARLWPLPVLPLLWLLLASMALLALTTGSSGVSPLRMLGAALSGEGVAARDWVVLTGIRLPRLVAGALVGAALAVSGALMQGLFRNPLADPGLIGVGAGAGLGAVTAIVLGGLLPLGLLATVGAHLLPVAAFLGGWGATLILWHLSRAGGQTSVATMLLAGIALAALAGALTGLLIQIADDQQLRDLTFWNMGSLSGIGWQRLAVAAPLILPVLLLSPRLGRGLNALSLGEAPAQHMGIEVERLKRWTVLSVAAAIGAAVAIAGGIGFVGIVVPHLLRLAGGPDHRTLLPRAALLGAALLIGADVIARAITPPAELPIGIITACLGAPVFLWILLRRARAGEV encoded by the coding sequence ATGACGGGCCAATCCTTTCCGGCCCCACCCCTTCCCGCCCGGCTGTGGCCGCTGCCGGTTCTGCCGCTGCTCTGGCTGCTGCTGGCCTCCATGGCGCTGCTGGCGCTGACCACCGGATCCTCGGGCGTGTCCCCGCTGCGGATGCTGGGGGCGGCCCTGTCGGGCGAGGGTGTGGCCGCGCGCGACTGGGTGGTGCTGACCGGCATCCGCCTGCCGCGTCTGGTGGCGGGGGCGCTGGTCGGGGCGGCGCTGGCGGTCTCGGGCGCGCTGATGCAGGGGCTGTTCCGCAATCCGCTGGCCGATCCGGGGCTGATCGGCGTGGGCGCCGGGGCCGGGCTGGGCGCGGTGACCGCCATCGTGCTGGGCGGGCTGCTGCCTCTGGGCCTGCTGGCCACGGTCGGCGCCCATCTGCTGCCGGTCGCGGCCTTTCTGGGCGGCTGGGGGGCCACGCTGATCCTGTGGCACCTGTCTCGCGCAGGCGGGCAGACCTCGGTCGCCACCATGCTGCTGGCCGGTATCGCGCTGGCCGCCTTGGCCGGGGCGCTGACCGGGCTGCTGATCCAGATCGCGGATGACCAGCAGCTGCGCGACCTGACCTTCTGGAACATGGGCTCGCTCTCCGGCATCGGCTGGCAGCGGCTGGCCGTCGCTGCCCCGTTGATCCTGCCGGTGCTGCTCTTGTCGCCCCGGCTGGGGCGCGGCCTGAACGCGCTGTCGCTGGGCGAAGCCCCGGCGCAGCACATGGGCATCGAGGTGGAGCGGCTGAAACGCTGGACGGTGCTGTCGGTTGCGGCGGCCATCGGCGCTGCGGTCGCCATCGCGGGCGGCATCGGCTTTGTCGGCATCGTGGTGCCGCATCTGCTGCGGCTGGCGGGCGGGCCGGATCACCGGACCCTGCTGCCGCGCGCCGCTCTGCTGGGGGCGGCGCTGCTGATCGGGGCCGATGTCATCGCCCGCGCCATCACCCCGCCCGCCGAACTGCCGATCGGCATCATCACCGCCTGTTTGGGGGCGCCGGTGTTCCTGTGGATCCTGCTGCGCCGCGCCCGCGCAGGCGAGGTGTGA
- a CDS encoding heme ABC transporter ATP-binding protein: protein MLEARNLHLRHGARSLIRDLEFTAAPGRITAIVGPNGAGKTTLLRALTGETDMGEVRLNGLALRGMAPARLARLRAVLPQSLALAFPFRVADLLRMGQEAGDCAAQPGLIEAALAEVGLAGFGQRIVTSLSGGEQARVHLARARAQVWQPVGPQGPRWLLLDEPVASLDIGHQVLVMRRAQAFADAGGGVVAVMHDLNLTAGFADEVVLLGHGALLGAGPPAAVLTEAALSQAYGCAMRLNTTPAQGLFVLPQMVG, encoded by the coding sequence ATGCTCGAGGCCCGCAACCTGCATCTGCGCCATGGCGCGCGCAGCCTGATCCGCGATCTGGAGTTCACCGCCGCCCCCGGCCGGATCACCGCCATCGTCGGGCCGAATGGCGCGGGCAAGACCACGCTGCTGCGCGCCCTGACCGGCGAGACCGACATGGGCGAGGTCCGGCTGAACGGGCTGGCGCTGCGCGGCATGGCCCCGGCCCGGCTGGCCCGGCTGCGCGCGGTGCTGCCGCAAAGCCTGGCGCTGGCCTTTCCGTTCCGCGTGGCCGATCTGCTGCGCATGGGGCAGGAGGCGGGCGATTGCGCCGCGCAGCCGGGGCTGATCGAGGCGGCGCTGGCCGAGGTCGGTCTGGCCGGGTTCGGCCAGCGCATCGTGACCAGCCTGTCGGGTGGCGAACAGGCGCGGGTGCATCTGGCGCGGGCGCGGGCGCAGGTCTGGCAGCCGGTCGGGCCGCAAGGCCCGCGCTGGCTGCTCCTGGACGAGCCGGTGGCCAGTCTCGACATCGGCCATCAGGTGCTGGTCATGCGCCGCGCCCAGGCCTTTGCCGATGCGGGCGGCGGTGTGGTGGCGGTGATGCATGATCTGAACCTGACGGCGGGCTTTGCCGATGAGGTCGTGCTGCTGGGCCATGGTGCATTGCTGGGCGCAGGCCCGCCCGCCGCCGTGCTGACCGAGGCGGCGCTGTCGCAGGCCTATGGCTGTGCGATGCGGCTGAACACCACCCCGGCGCAGGGCCTGTTCGTGCTGCCACAGATGGTGGGTTGA
- a CDS encoding calcium-binding protein produces MTLTIDASATSGVNFATYITDYFAGFASAATSFYGGTPDRAFGGTYYMNGDQVLARLTAEGAEAPADAAVLLEGEDLAYDMIHHGASYGHGISGTLDRVTFGAWVEGTTTGTQGTGEAGLIRGFAEGLVIEGFDLTAAPGAGNDTATNKVYAAYSAARTLDAGLLYDLIKDNAVEFTGSAGADTMAGYGLDDVLLGNAGNDNLQGNGGNDLLLGGRGRDVVLGGSGSDTLHGGSGDDRLGGGAGADILSGGAGNDRLTGAGGADRLTGGAGADVFVFGASAGRDTVTDFDTSTDRLDVSGMGVAGLADFAITETDEGVTLAHGRVAITLLGLTEADLSDGLFLV; encoded by the coding sequence ATGACGCTGACCATCGACGCGAGCGCCACTTCGGGCGTGAACTTCGCCACCTATATCACCGATTATTTCGCAGGCTTCGCCAGCGCTGCCACCAGCTTTTACGGCGGCACACCTGACCGCGCCTTTGGCGGCACCTATTACATGAATGGCGATCAGGTTCTGGCCCGGCTGACCGCCGAAGGGGCCGAGGCCCCCGCCGACGCCGCCGTGCTGCTGGAAGGCGAGGATCTGGCCTATGACATGATCCACCACGGCGCGAGCTATGGCCATGGCATCAGCGGCACGCTGGACCGTGTGACCTTCGGCGCTTGGGTCGAGGGCACCACCACCGGCACGCAGGGCACCGGAGAGGCCGGGCTGATCCGCGGTTTTGCCGAAGGGCTGGTGATCGAGGGTTTCGATCTGACCGCCGCCCCCGGCGCGGGCAATGACACCGCCACCAACAAGGTCTATGCGGCCTATAGCGCGGCGCGCACGCTGGATGCCGGGCTGCTCTATGACCTGATCAAGGACAATGCGGTAGAATTCACCGGCTCTGCCGGGGCCGATACCATGGCGGGCTACGGGCTGGACGATGTGCTGCTCGGCAATGCCGGCAATGACAATCTGCAGGGCAATGGCGGCAATGACCTGCTGCTGGGCGGGCGCGGCCGGGATGTCGTGCTGGGCGGCAGCGGCAGCGACACGCTGCACGGCGGCAGCGGCGATGACCGTCTGGGCGGTGGCGCCGGGGCCGATATCCTGTCGGGCGGGGCCGGCAATGACCGGCTGACCGGCGCGGGCGGGGCTGATCGGCTGACCGGCGGCGCGGGCGCAGATGTCTTCGTGTTCGGCGCCTCGGCCGGGCGCGACACCGTCACCGATTTCGACACCAGCACCGACCGTCTGGATGTCAGCGGCATGGGCGTGGCCGGGCTGGCGGATTTCGCCATCACCGAAACCGATGAAGGCGTGACGCTGGCGCATGGCCGCGTGGCGATCACCCTGCTGGGCCTGACCGAGGCCGATCTGTCGGACGGCCTGTTCCTCGTCTGA
- a CDS encoding TonB-dependent receptor domain-containing protein, protein MPRTSPPAPADRSLLPALILPVLILSPLLAPMARAEEPVQQEPVQEVVMEAIILRNARDEAPTATNPTATSTTETGAQPRGLDSLLRDMAGVTTQGGSAAEAETAVNIRGLQDHGRVAVTLDGARQNFARAGHGANGSFALDPEMLRSATVTRGPGAATGAIAGAVALRSVSAEDLIPAGETQGGELRLRYGRLSRSPTLHAAWASQLGADADLTFAATRSETGDYRDGDGNLVPAGQRSQSGLLKFGWRPDADHSLTLSGSLLDRSYITGRQTSVPRDTDLRSGMLVLDHVYDPDSDLLALQTTLYRSGMELDQTSLDTSLTPTGESRAYRTETTGLRVQNHALFDLGATAHELTLGLEAFEDKVTTRDSAQASLTPSGQRRVWGLSATDRIELGDSTLSFGLAAEGYSLRSAAGGNSGTSLSPRLALDQPLSDTLTLHLALAQGYRPPALSESLVDGSHPEPADFAVRPNPNLKGERATSAELGLSYSGDSLLAEGDQLTARATLFRNTVSDYIGMVWVGSVFTGYYQYQNINRVRIEGLELEADYERDGLFATVSAQHLRGIDLDTGAELSRVAPDRLVLTAGLRRGADDEIGARLTTVAAKTAGDLSAGSWTTLDLFLTRPLGDSALLALSVNNVLNDTYTPHLETQPAPGLNMQASLSIRF, encoded by the coding sequence ATGCCCCGCACATCGCCCCCTGCGCCCGCTGACCGGAGCCTGCTTCCGGCGCTGATCCTGCCCGTCCTGATCCTGTCGCCGCTGCTGGCGCCGATGGCCCGGGCAGAAGAGCCAGTCCAGCAAGAGCCGGTCCAGGAGGTGGTGATGGAGGCGATCATCCTGCGCAATGCCCGGGACGAGGCCCCCACCGCCACCAATCCCACCGCCACCAGCACCACCGAAACCGGGGCGCAGCCGCGCGGGCTCGACAGCCTGCTGCGCGACATGGCGGGGGTGACGACCCAGGGCGGATCCGCCGCCGAGGCCGAAACGGCGGTGAACATCCGCGGATTGCAGGATCATGGCCGTGTCGCCGTCACCCTTGATGGCGCGCGGCAGAACTTCGCCCGCGCCGGTCATGGCGCGAATGGCAGCTTTGCGCTGGATCCCGAAATGCTGCGCTCGGCCACGGTGACGCGCGGACCGGGGGCGGCCACCGGGGCGATTGCCGGGGCGGTGGCGCTGCGCAGTGTCAGCGCCGAAGATCTGATCCCGGCAGGCGAAACCCAGGGCGGCGAGCTGCGGCTGCGCTATGGCCGCCTGTCCAGAAGCCCTACCCTGCATGCCGCCTGGGCCAGCCAGCTTGGCGCGGATGCCGATCTGACCTTTGCCGCCACCCGCAGCGAGACCGGCGATTACCGCGACGGTGATGGCAATCTGGTGCCCGCCGGGCAGCGCAGCCAGTCGGGCCTGCTCAAATTCGGCTGGCGTCCCGATGCCGATCACAGCCTGACCCTGAGCGGCAGCCTGCTTGACCGCAGCTATATCACCGGGCGGCAGACCTCGGTGCCACGCGACACCGATCTACGCAGCGGCATGCTGGTGCTCGATCATGTCTATGATCCCGACAGCGATCTGCTGGCGCTGCAGACCACGCTCTATCGCAGCGGCATGGAGCTGGATCAGACCAGCCTCGATACCAGCCTGACCCCCACCGGCGAGAGCCGCGCCTATCGCACCGAAACCACCGGCCTGCGGGTGCAGAACCACGCGCTGTTCGATCTGGGCGCGACCGCGCATGAGCTGACGCTGGGGCTGGAGGCCTTCGAGGACAAGGTGACCACCCGCGACAGCGCGCAGGCCAGCCTCACCCCCTCGGGCCAGCGCCGGGTCTGGGGGCTGAGCGCCACCGACCGCATCGAGCTGGGCGACAGCACGCTGAGCTTTGGTCTGGCCGCCGAAGGCTACAGCCTGCGCAGCGCGGCCGGTGGCAACAGCGGCACCAGCCTGTCACCGCGCCTCGCGCTGGATCAGCCGCTCAGCGACACGCTCACCCTGCATCTGGCGCTGGCCCAGGGGTATCGCCCGCCCGCGCTGAGTGAATCTCTGGTCGATGGCAGCCATCCCGAACCCGCCGATTTCGCGGTGCGCCCGAACCCGAACCTGAAGGGCGAACGCGCCACCTCGGCCGAGTTGGGCCTGAGCTACAGCGGCGACAGCCTGCTGGCCGAGGGCGATCAGCTGACCGCCCGCGCCACGCTGTTCCGCAACACCGTGTCCGATTACATCGGCATGGTCTGGGTCGGCTCGGTCTTCACCGGCTATTACCAATACCAGAACATCAACCGCGTGCGCATCGAAGGGCTGGAGCTGGAGGCCGATTACGAACGCGACGGGCTGTTCGCCACGGTCTCGGCCCAGCATCTGCGCGGCATCGACCTCGATACCGGAGCAGAGCTGTCGCGCGTGGCCCCCGACCGGCTGGTGCTGACCGCCGGGCTGCGGCGCGGCGCGGATGACGAGATCGGTGCCCGCCTGACCACCGTTGCCGCCAAGACCGCAGGTGATCTGAGCGCGGGCAGCTGGACCACGCTGGATCTGTTCCTGACCCGGCCGCTGGGCGACAGCGCCCTGCTCGCGCTGTCGGTGAACAATGTGCTGAACGACACCTATACACCCCATCTCGAAACCCAGCCCGCGCCCGGACTCAACATGCAGGCATCGCTGTCGATCCGCTTCTGA
- a CDS encoding calcium-binding protein has protein sequence MTLRITLTADPATGKGVNFTAALASYFADFVPYQMPWFLEPTGSRETTQILHLDTPVAGAEAQTRVVVLDGEDFLYTFSNHTVSGTIDTIRLATLGKAWDATAEDLALKGGLIHGVQTAITIDGLGIDNAPGVAGDVHAIVAGLMGGGPDGNSVDAQPLLDHLWAEGHLVKGSTGADTHLGTAFGDTLRGLGGNDTLNGRGGADLLQGGAGADRLSGGAGADTLSGDAGADSLLGGAGNDRLSGGAGADVLTGGAGADTLSGGAGADRLTGGAGGDTFVFANAAAARGDTITDFRAAQGDVIDLSALDADAGLAGHQALEFLGRGAFTGAGGELRLLSGKGFVQLVADLDGDRQADFRITLTGAPSVLADDLLL, from the coding sequence ATGACCCTCCGCATCACCCTGACCGCCGATCCGGCCACTGGCAAGGGCGTCAATTTCACCGCCGCCCTGGCCAGCTATTTCGCGGATTTCGTTCCCTATCAGATGCCCTGGTTCCTGGAACCGACCGGCAGCCGCGAAACCACCCAGATCCTGCATCTGGACACGCCGGTGGCCGGGGCCGAGGCCCAGACCCGCGTGGTAGTGCTGGATGGCGAGGATTTCCTCTATACCTTCTCCAACCACACGGTCAGCGGCACGATCGACACCATCCGTCTGGCCACGCTGGGCAAGGCCTGGGATGCGACGGCGGAGGATCTGGCGCTGAAGGGCGGGCTGATCCATGGCGTGCAGACCGCCATCACCATTGACGGGCTCGGCATCGACAATGCACCGGGCGTGGCGGGGGATGTGCATGCAATCGTGGCCGGGCTGATGGGCGGCGGGCCGGATGGCAACAGCGTCGATGCGCAGCCGCTCCTCGATCACCTCTGGGCCGAGGGCCATCTGGTGAAAGGCTCCACCGGGGCCGATACCCATCTGGGCACCGCCTTTGGCGATACGCTGCGCGGTCTGGGCGGCAATGACACGCTGAATGGCCGGGGCGGCGCGGATCTGCTGCAAGGCGGCGCCGGGGCCGACCGGCTGAGCGGCGGGGCCGGGGCCGATACCCTGTCGGGCGATGCCGGGGCGGACAGCCTGCTGGGCGGCGCGGGCAATGACCGGCTGAGTGGCGGCGCCGGGGCGGATGTGCTGACCGGCGGCGCGGGGGCCGATACGCTGTCGGGCGGGGCCGGGGCGGATCGCCTGACCGGCGGCGCGGGCGGCGATACCTTCGTCTTTGCCAATGCGGCGGCGGCGCGGGGCGATACGATCACCGATTTTCGCGCGGCCCAGGGCGATGTGATCGACCTTTCGGCCCTGGATGCCGATGCCGGTCTGGCGGGCCATCAGGCGCTGGAGTTCCTGGGGCGCGGGGCCTTTACCGGCGCGGGCGGCGAACTGCGCCTGCTGAGCGGCAAGGGCTTTGTGCAGCTGGTGGCGGATCTGGATGGCGACCGTCAAGCCGATTTCCGCATCACGCTGACCGGGGCGCCCAGCGTTCTGGCCGACGATCTGCTGCTGTAA
- a CDS encoding GGDEF domain-containing protein, protein MRLYTWLNRLFPRSFTAKMFLLAFLGIHLPLIVLIGKVLIGAGPLSAHLDVLLLLLAATLLGTVATLLALRAVMQPLYRIETTLRLFEAEGAAPLLPGEFQDEVGRLMARTNRLMLAVGQRLDASTRAAETDPLTGLLNRRGLARQVRGPVRGGLLYLDIDHFKAVNDDLGHAMGDRVLHDVAEAIRAALRQGDLSARHGGEEFVILLPGAGPEVAQSVAERLRQGVHRQVQAGAQPVSVSIGVAASAEERPLATLLAMAEAACRQAKAEGRNRVVAQSRIPPPEGRDRSDFDRVEADGPERPQIRAAQTR, encoded by the coding sequence ATGCGGCTTTATACCTGGCTCAACCGGCTGTTTCCGCGCAGCTTTACCGCCAAGATGTTTCTGCTGGCCTTTCTGGGCATCCATCTGCCGCTGATCGTGCTGATCGGCAAGGTGCTGATCGGGGCGGGGCCGCTGTCGGCGCATCTGGATGTGCTGCTGCTGTTGCTCGCCGCGACCTTGCTGGGCACCGTGGCCACGCTGCTCGCGTTGCGGGCGGTGATGCAGCCGCTCTACCGGATCGAAACCACGCTGCGCCTGTTCGAGGCCGAGGGGGCGGCACCGCTGCTGCCCGGCGAGTTTCAGGATGAGGTGGGGCGGCTGATGGCGCGCACCAACCGGCTGATGCTGGCGGTGGGGCAGCGGCTCGATGCCAGCACCCGGGCGGCCGAGACGGATCCGCTGACGGGTTTGCTGAACCGGCGCGGGCTGGCGCGGCAGGTGAGGGGGCCGGTGCGGGGCGGGCTGCTTTATCTGGATATCGACCATTTCAAGGCGGTGAATGACGATCTGGGCCATGCCATGGGCGACCGGGTGCTGCATGATGTGGCCGAGGCGATCCGGGCGGCGCTGCGGCAGGGTGATCTGTCGGCGCGGCATGGCGGCGAGGAATTCGTGATCCTGCTGCCGGGGGCCGGGCCGGAGGTGGCGCAGAGCGTGGCCGAACGGCTGCGCCAGGGTGTGCATCGGCAGGTGCAGGCCGGGGCGCAGCCGGTGAGCGTGTCGATCGGGGTTGCCGCCAGTGCCGAAGAACGGCCGCTGGCCACGCTGCTGGCCATGGCCGAAGCCGCCTGCCGTCAGGCCAAGGCCGAGGGGCGCAACCGGGTTGTCGCGCAAAGCCGGATCCCCCCGCCCGAGGGCCGGGACAGGTCGGACTTCGACCGGGTGGAGGCCGACGGGCCGGAGCGTCCTCAGATCCGGGCGGCCCAGACCCGGTAA
- a CDS encoding DoxX family protein, with the protein MIRPLLIRFNRLCAALPWDLPALLLRLFPAAVFFASARTKVEGLRITEATYVLFEYEYALPLIPPHWAAVLATLAEHVLPVLLVLGLATRGAALALLVMTLVIQTFVYPEAWVTHGLWAACCLGLIAAGPGRLSLDHLLGLEPAPDGRPPLVAAGRGL; encoded by the coding sequence ATGATCCGCCCCCTGCTGATCCGGTTCAACCGGCTCTGTGCCGCCCTGCCCTGGGATCTGCCCGCCCTGCTGCTGCGGCTGTTTCCGGCGGCGGTGTTCTTCGCCTCGGCCCGTACCAAGGTGGAGGGGCTGCGCATCACCGAGGCCACCTATGTGCTGTTTGAATACGAATATGCGCTGCCGCTGATCCCGCCGCACTGGGCGGCGGTGCTGGCCACGCTGGCCGAACATGTGCTGCCGGTGCTGCTGGTGCTGGGGCTGGCCACGCGCGGCGCGGCGCTGGCGCTCTTGGTGATGACGCTGGTGATCCAGACCTTTGTCTACCCGGAGGCCTGGGTGACCCATGGGCTCTGGGCGGCCTGCTGTCTGGGGCTGATCGCTGCCGGGCCGGGGCGGCTGTCGCTGGACCATCTGCTGGGGCTGGAGCCGGCCCCGGACGGCAGACCGCCCCTTGTGGCGGCAGGGCGTGGTCTGTAA
- a CDS encoding HvfC/BufC N-terminal domain-containing protein — protein MPLPAEPPAGHAGFLAAFQAGLVQGGLPPGICASAPEEAALRFAVYRNTVTQSLSRALASRFAVIAQLLGDEFFAALAPLFSTAHPPQSPILHQWGAEFPAFLAGFAPLAGLPYLADVARLELARGQAYHAADGAALGPADLAQLAARADVARVALHPSVTLLRSAHAIVSIWARHQPGGGADPVDPAVPEVALILRTAAQEVPVWRLAPGDAAFVAALLAGAPLMQAGAAAQRDQPGHDPGAILLRLARAGVLVAPPSDPLPLSGDTP, from the coding sequence ATGCCGCTGCCTGCTGAGCCACCTGCCGGTCACGCCGGGTTTCTGGCGGCGTTTCAGGCCGGGCTGGTCCAGGGCGGACTGCCGCCCGGGATATGCGCCTCGGCCCCGGAGGAGGCGGCGCTGCGCTTTGCCGTCTATCGCAATACGGTGACGCAGAGCCTGTCGCGGGCACTGGCCAGCCGTTTTGCGGTGATCGCGCAATTGCTGGGGGACGAATTCTTTGCCGCGCTGGCACCGCTGTTCAGCACCGCCCATCCGCCACAGAGCCCGATCCTGCATCAATGGGGTGCCGAGTTTCCGGCGTTTCTGGCCGGGTTTGCGCCGCTGGCGGGTCTCCCCTATCTGGCCGATGTCGCCCGGCTCGAACTGGCGCGCGGGCAGGCCTATCATGCCGCTGATGGGGCAGCCCTGGGCCCGGCGGATCTGGCGCAGCTGGCGGCGCGCGCCGATGTGGCCCGCGTGGCGCTGCACCCTTCGGTCACGCTGTTGCGCAGCGCCCATGCCATCGTGTCGATCTGGGCCCGGCATCAGCCGGGCGGTGGCGCGGATCCGGTGGATCCTGCGGTGCCGGAAGTGGCGCTGATCCTGCGCACGGCGGCGCAGGAGGTGCCGGTCTGGCGGCTGGCACCGGGCGATGCGGCCTTTGTCGCGGCGCTGCTGGCCGGGGCACCGCTGATGCAGGCGGGGGCTGCGGCGCAGCGCGACCAGCCCGGCCATGATCCGGGCGCGATCCTGCTGCGGCTGGCGCGGGCGGGGGTGCTGGTGGCACCTCCCTCTGACCCCCTTCCCCTTTCTGGAGACACACCATGA